The following is a genomic window from Caldisericaceae bacterium.
TTGCTAATTCTTCGGATGTTTTTTTCTATAGACTTGGTCTTTTAACAGGAGTTGATCGCCTTAGCGAAATGGGAGAAACTCTTCAGATTAGTGAATTAACAGGTATTGACATTCCTTTCGAAGTTAAGGGTATTATCCCTTCTAAAGAGTGGAAAAAAAAGGCATTTAATGAAGAATGGTATCTTGGCGATACTGCAAACATGAGCATAGGTCAAGGGTATGTTTCACTTACTCCAATTGAAGTTGCATCTTTTTATCAACTCATTGCTAATAATGGCGTTGGTTTAGTTCCACATTTTATTAGTAAAGTAGTTTCTCCAAACTCAAAGGTTATCTTTGAATACACTCCAAAGATAAGAGTTGAATATAAATTCAAGGAGAAGACATTAAAAGTTTTGAAAGATGGTTTAGAAGGAGTTGCCAATAAACCAAGTATGAGTATCGTAAAGATAAATGGAATGTCGGTTTGTGCGAAAACTGGAACAGCAGAAGTTGGTGATAAAGAAGGAAGTGTTCACCATTGGCTTGTTTCTTTTGCTCCAAAAGACGACCCTTCGGCTTTAGGTTTGCTCTTTTTTGAGTATTCTAAATTTCCTTATTCAAGTTCTCTTGCCCCTCTTATGAGAGATTTGCTTAAAAATTTTTTTTAGATATAAATTAGTAATGGAGGTAAATATGGGAAATGTTCCAGTTACGTTCAAAGGTATTAATGGTAATGTAGTATTGAAAATTGACCCAAATGCACCGTTTAGTGATGTTATATCGTATATGAAAGGCCTTGTTTTAAACCAAAGAAATTTTTTTAGTAAAGGATATTTATACATCGATACACAGGGAAAGGTATTGTCAAGTGATGAAGTTAGTTTAATAGAAAAGATTTTCAGTGATATAGGAGTTTCCTTTAGAATTAATAACGAAGAGAAAGTTTATGGTGCTTTAAGAGATGAAAATCAAAATGTATTAATTATAGACCACACAGTCCGATCGGGTCAATTCATAAGCTTCGATGGAGATGTTGTGATACTCGGTAATATCAATCCAGGAGCAGAAGTAGAAGTAACTAAAGATCTGTATGTATTTGGTGCAATTAAAGGAACTGTAAGAGCTGGAAGAAGAGTTGTTGCACTAACATTCCAGCCTACAAATTTACAAGTTAATGGGAAAGTTGTTGATTTCCAGAACGTGAATGATAGATCAAGAAAACCTCGAATGATAGAAGTTGTAAATGATACAATTTCTTTTAAAACTCTTGTTGAAAGAGAACCAAAATCAGTGAGGAGGGGCAAAAATGGGTAGGGTAATAGTTGTAACTGCCGGGAAAGGGGGCGTTGGAAAGACTACAATTACTGCTAATCTTGGTGCATCTCTTGCTAAACTCGGGAAAAGCACAGTTTTAATTGATATGGATATTGGTTTGAGGAATCTCGATGTGGTTATGGGACTTGAAAATAGGGTAGTTTTTAACATCATAGATGTTATTAACGGAAAGTGTAAGATAAACCAAGCGCTTGTAAGAGATAAGCATATTGAAAATTTGTTCCTATTACCCGCTTCACAGATTCATAGTAAAGATGATGTTGATGTTAATAGAGTTGTAGATGTTGTATCGGTATTAGAAAATAATTTTGATTACGTGCTTCTTGATTCTCCAGCTGGCATTGAAAAGGGTTTTGAGTCATCTGTTGCACCTGCAAAAGAGGCTTTAATAGTTGTGACTCCTGACGTATCCTCTGTAAGAGATGCAGATAGGGTAATAGGAATCGTTGAAAGTAAGGAGATTTTATCGATAAGTCTTATTATTAATAGGTATGATATTAATCTTGTTTCAAAAAAGAAAGCCCTTAATTTTGAAAGCATTGTAAATATACTCGATATAGATGTATTGGGTGTTGTGCCAGAAGATAAGGCAATTATTGAAACTACTAATATGGGAGAG
Proteins encoded in this region:
- the minD gene encoding septum site-determining protein MinD; protein product: MGRVIVVTAGKGGVGKTTITANLGASLAKLGKSTVLIDMDIGLRNLDVVMGLENRVVFNIIDVINGKCKINQALVRDKHIENLFLLPASQIHSKDDVDVNRVVDVVSVLENNFDYVLLDSPAGIEKGFESSVAPAKEALIVVTPDVSSVRDADRVIGIVESKEILSISLIINRYDINLVSKKKALNFESIVNILDIDVLGVVPEDKAIIETTNMGEILVNYLPGSPSAKEFGQIAKRLEGEDIPIQLEKPKGFFGNIFRRE